The genome window CAAATACAATCTATTATTTTTTAATTCTTGATTATCAGTCGGATGTTCTTTTAGAATTTTACTACCAAATTCTTTAATCGCTTTTTCTAATGATTTATAACGTGGTTTAGAATTATTTTTTCCTTTTCCTGTTGTTTGATTTTCTCTTGCCATTTCCACAACAATTGTTTGAGGTGGATAACCCATTATACTAACCAGTTCATCGACAATCTTCAAACTTTGTAGAATACCTTTTTTAATAGCCGGGCTACCAGCAAGGTCTGCTACAATACTTTGAAGGTCTTTATCCGTTGTAGATACTTGTTCTTTCTCAATTATTGATTTGAACGATAAGTTACTATCATTTATTAATTGCATCAGATTGCGGTTAAGTCCATCATCATTCATCAAATAATCTAAAATAGTTAGGTGAGATTGTTTTTCACGAATCCCAACAAGTAATTTAGCTGATAGCCTTCCCCATCCCGTATAATGTCGTCGCTCTAATTTTTTCAGAACACCCCCATCCAGAACATCAGAAAATTGCTGTAATTGCTCTTTAATCATGGGTTTATCTTCAAACACAGTTAAAATTTTGACTATGTCTTCTAGCATTTCCGTATTTAATGGGTTATCAAGAATTTCTTGTTTCATTCCTACCTTCAGTAAATCATGGTAGGTAGCATAGCTAGCATTAAATGAGTCCTCCAAGCCTTCAATGGTTGGACTTTCAATATGGTTTATATTACGTAAAAACAATTCTAAATCTTTCTTTTTCACTTTACGTTTTTGTTTAAATAAGTCATTAAAAATCTGTTGTTTTTCCTGGCCTGAAAAATAGTTCGTTTTCCCTTGATCATCAATGTATCTAACTTTGGTTAGCTCATTATAAACCATGTATTTTTGATAACAAAGACTATGTTTAGGTAACACATTTTCTTTAGGCAAATATGTATCTTTATTCGTCATCTTTTCAATGAAATCTACCGCAGACTTGCCGAAATCTACTTTTTCTTCTATATTCCATGGTCTAATTTCACCATCAGCTTTTCTTGTTAACCAAGCAAATTCGCTTTGTCCTTTAGCTAAGGGACCTACAAAATAAGGAATTCTAAAAGTTACTAAACTCTTTATTTTTTCATAGTCTTCTCTTAAAAAAGGATAATATTTGGCTTGTTGATGTATAATAGCTTCTAATTCTTCTAAATGTAATTGATGCGGAATAGCTCCATTATCAAATGTCCGTTGTTTACGTAAAAAGTTTTCTTCTTCTATTTTAGCAATAAAATAATCGGCGCCTTCGATGTTCTCCAATATCGTTTTCAGGTACTTATAAAAATCTACTTGCTTGGTTTTGCCGTCTATATAACCCGCGTAACCATCTATCGCGGCATTATTAAATATTTCTTGATATTGCTTAGGTAAGTGAAGCTTAATAAATGCTTTCAGCTCACCTAAATCTTTTTCGTGTGCATCAAAACGTTCAATCATGCTTGCAGATAACTTCGCGTTCGTTTCAGTAGCAGTTACTGTAATAATACTTGATAGCACCACAGCATTATATGTATTTTTTGCCGCAACAAATAGTTCTGCATATTCATCCCCAATTATCGCCAGCAATGCCTCTAAGTCTTCTTCATAACTATCTTTCGCGCACTCAATATCCGTTTTCTCAATAAGATCAAACACCTTTTGAAAATTTCCTTTGCTACCCACAATCAAGCTTATGAATTGCGCAAACATTCCTGTAGATTTTTCACCCGGATATAATTGTAAAATTCTTTCAAATTTTTCTCTTCGCGTAAATTTTCCAGCTAGAATATTAGCTACCTCTATATTTTCTTCCACTTTAGCTAGAGTACCTTCTTCAATATTGCTCATAAACACTTGATTATAAGTCTGTATAAATTGCTCATACACCCCATCTACTGAGGTATTTTTAGTGTCTAATGCTCCCTCAATTAAAAAGTTTCCACGATATTTTATAATATGAGCCAAAGCTAAATAAACCAATCTTAAATCAGCTTTTTCCGAAGAATTAACCAGCTCTTCACGCAAGTGGTATATTGTCCGATAGTTTTTGTGGTACGCTACTTCTTCCTCTATAGTTGCAAAAAAAGGATGGCGACTATTTCTTTTTTCACTGTCGACATAGAAACTATCATTTAATCGACAAAAGAAATTAGCGTCGATATTAGCCATCTCTACTGCAAAAATCTCTTGTAAATAAGAAATTCGATTTCGTCTTCTCTCTATCCTTCTTCTTGCTGTTCTGTTCATTCTACGGTCAACTGCAGTTTGACCATCATCAAATAGTCTAACACCCCAGAAATTTTTCTTTATCTGCTTTTTATCCGAGTTTCCAGCAACTTTCATTTTCCTCTTCACTAAATCATATTGATTTGTTAAAACTGCCCATCCCACTGAATTAGTTCCGATGTCTAAGCCAATTGTGTACGGATTTTTCATATTCTTCATCCCTTCAACCTGTTTTTAGTTGCATTCTTTTTATAATTTGGTACAATGTATATATTGTTAGTATTCAAAATAACATAGCAAGTTAAAATAAGGCTTTGTCCGTTATCAACTTTTAATTAAGTAGCGCTGTTTCGGCGCTTTTTTTGTGCATTTTTTTATAGAACTTAAAATTGTGACAATGCCATTTTTCTATGTATATTAAGATATACTATTTATACTAATATCCATTTCATCTCTTTATCTAATTATTACGAACCTTTAATTATTATAGCATATTTCAATAAGTTTGTTATAATAATCACAATAAATTATTATCTAGTTCATTCTAGCAAGACAATAATCTAAGAATATAATATAAATAAAAGAACAAACCATTTTTAAATGGATTGTTCTTTTATTTACTCCTGAAAAAATTAATTATAGACTTACGTTCAAGATTTATGAGAAGGTTCTTTTTTTGACCAACTTATTAGCTTACTATCCTTCTTGAAAGTTATTTATTAATCAATATCCGAATTATACGTAGATAAATCTTCACTATCTGGGTAATTATCTTTTAACCCTTCTATAAGATTTGTGTTTTTTGATAGAGCAAGAAATATGGAACTATCCCACGAAATTAGTTCAGTATTCGATAGTGGATTGGATAAATGAACATCTTTTTTCCATAAATCACTATTCCCATCAGCAAAAGGAATCGGATATTTTAGAATGTCTTTTAATTTTGTATTAGAAGGATAACTTGTAAAGTTCCCCCATATGAACATAACTTCTTCTTGATTTAATATTTCTTTCAATTCCGTTCCTTTCATCCAAACATACTCTTCCTCAAAAGGGATTTGTTCAAAAGGATATATATTACATTCATAACTGCTGACTAGCCACATACAATTCAATTCTTCCTCTGGTAATAAGTTAAATACTTCAGACATATTAGTAAAATAGCCCGAATGCATTTTATTTATGATTAAGCCTTTCATTATTGTCTCTCCTAACTATTTCATTTGCCTGGTCTTGGATTTTTCGGATCATTCCAATAATACCAAATTACTTATATAACTCATAATTTATTTGCACTTTAATCTCACTGCAAAATAGCCACATCAATCTTATTCTATGTAATTTTGTCTAACTATGCCAAAACTAAAAAACAAACAAAAAAAAAGCATTTCCTCCGAAAAGGGAAATGCTTTGAAACGACATATTAACGTTTTGAGAACTGAGGTGCACGACGCGCGCCTTTAAGTCCTGGTTTTTTACGTTCTTTCATACGTGAATCACGAGTAAGTAGGCCAGCAGATTTAAGTGCTGGGCGGTACTCAGGAGCCACTTGTAATAGTGCACGAGCTACACCATGACGGATAGCACCGGCTTGACCAGTGTAACCACCACCGTGAACGTTTACTAGTACATCATAGTTACCTAAAGTTTCTGTAGCTACTAAAGGTTGTTTGATAACTTCACGAAGAGCTGCAAATGGGATGTAATCTTCCCAGTCTCTATTGTTAATAACGATTTTGCCGTCGCCTGGTACTAAACGTACGCGAGCTACAGAGCTTTTACGACGACCAGTTCCGTAATATTGTACTTGAGCCACTTAGTATTCCTCCTTTATTAATTAACCGCGTAATTCGTATACTTCTGGTTGTTGAGCTGCGTGTTCGTGCTCAGATCCACCATATACGTGTAATTTTTTGAATAATTGACGTCCAAGAGAATTTTTTGGAAGCATACCTTTGATAGATAGTTCTAATAATTTCTCAGGATTGTTTGTACGCATTTCGCCTGCAGTACGAGATTTCAAACCGCCTGGATATTGAGAGTGACGGTAGTAAATTTTGTCAGTAGCTTTTTTACCAGTAAGACCAATCTTACCAGCGTTGATGATGATTACAAAGTCTCCAGTGTCGATATGTGGAGTAAATTGTGGTTTGTTTTTTCCGCGAAGAATTGAAGCAACTTCACTGGATAAACGTCCTAAAGAAACACCAGTAGCGTCGATAACGTACCATTTACGTTCTACTTCGCCGGGTTTCGCCATATAAGTTGTACGCATGAATTACCCTCCTAAATAAATTGAAACAAATTAGCTCCCGAAAACTGTTCCTAATTCCCGAAATGCTATTCTATATTTTTATTGTTTAAACACAACAACCTTCCGGGGCTTATTGTGGGGCAAACAATACCATAGTCCATAATACAGTTTTTGGAGCAAAAAGTCAATGCGTTCTGCAAAAAAACATCCAATTTTTATTCATAGTCGACTCGCCATAAATATAACCCTTGTGGCGGCGCAGTTTTACTAATTAATTTTTGCCTATCACGTGCTAATAAAGCCTCACTAATATCATCCGGAGAGATTCGACCTTGCCCTGCATCGAGCAGAGTTCCAGTCAAAATTCGCACCATATTATACAAAAAGCCATTCCCTTGAAAAGCAATCACTAACGTCTCATCGTCCTCTTCATAAAAATCAATACTATAAAGCGTCCGGACTTTAGAATCCCGCTCCGTTCTCGCCGAACAGAAACTTGTAAAATCATGCTCGCCAATCAGGCGTTTACTCGCCAATTTCATTTTTGAAATATCCAGTTCATACGGATAATGTAGCGCAAAATTCCGACTAAAAGGATCAAAAATTTTCGTCCGTTTTACCACATAACGATATTCTTTTCCGACCGTGCCAAATCTAGCATGGAAATCGTCTGGTACTTCTTCCACTGTTAAAAAGCTAATATCAAACGGGGTCATGACTTGTAAAGCTTTTTGGAATTTTTCGGCAGTGATATCCAGTTCCGAATCGAAATGAATAACCTGACCTTTCGCATGAACACCAGTATCTGTTCTTCCCGATGCTGTAACCCGCACAGTCTTACCTTTATGCATTTTTGTCAGTGCTTTTTCAATTTCCGCTTGGACCGTACGTGTATTCGGCTGCACCTGATAGCCATAAAACCCACTACCATCATAAGAAATTATCGCTTTATATCTTGTCATTCATTTCAACTCCGCAACCAAAATAATAATCCACTTAATACCGCTAAGGAAATTAACAAAAATGTATCTGCAAATCGCCAGCGTAGTAAACGGAATCTTGTTCTCCCTTTACCACCTCGATAACCGCGAGCTTCCATCGCAATCGCCAAGTCTTCCGCACGCTTAAACGCACTAATAAAAAGAGGCACGAGCAGCGGAATAATCGCTTTAATCCGATCACTCCATTTTCCACTCGTAAATTCAACCCCACGAGCTTTTTGCGCTTTTAAAATTTTCTCCGTTTCATCCATCAATGTTGGAATAAATCGCAAAGAAATACTCAGCATCAAAGCAAGTTCATGTACTGGTAAATGCACTAAACGAAACGGCGCTAAAATTTTCTCCAGTCCGTCTGTTAGTTCAATCGGGCTTGTCGTTAATGTTAAAAGTGTTGTCATAAAAATAATAAGCACAAAACGGCAAAACATCATCGCTCCATTTGCCAGTCCGAGTGTTGTTATTTGTAAAAGTCCTAAATCAACTAAAACTGTCCCGCCTTTCGTAAAAAAGACTTGCAGTAATAGCGTAATTAAAATAAGCCAGAAAATTGGTTGTAAACCTTTAATAAAAAATAAAAATGGCACTTTCGAAGTTAGGACTAAATACAATACATAAACAAACATTAGTGCATACGTCAGCCAATTATTAGCCAAAAAGACAATCGCAATAAACGCCATAACAGCAGTGATTTTCGCGCGTGGGTCAATTCGATGCAACCAAGAGTTCCCCGGAATATAACGTCCGAGAATCATTTTATCCATCATAATTATGCCCCGCCCTTCGCTAAATAAGGCGCCATTTCGGTTGTTAATTCATCAATGGTTAAACAGGTTTTTGTTAATTTCACATCAAATTTGCGCTCAAAAAGTCCTTGGAATCTCACCACATCCGGTACAGATAACCCAAGATCAACCAGTTCGTCTGGCTTCGCGAAAATTTCACGTGGCGTACCGATTTGTAGAACCGTCCCCGCCTTCATCAAGACAATCTTTTCCGCATAACGAGCAGCATCTTCCATACTATGTGTTACAAGGACCGTCGTGAGCCCTTTTTCTTTATGAAGATTGTAGAACATTTCCATGATTTCCTCGCGGCCATGAGGATCTAGTCCTGCTGTTGGCTCATCTAGCACAAGCACTTCTGGATCCATCGCCAAAACACCTGCAATTGCAACCCGGCGCATTTGCCCACCAGAAAGTTCAAACGGCGAACGTGACAAAATTTCCTCGGTCAGTCCTACTTCATAAATTACTTTTTTGGCGCGCAGTTTCGCATCTTCCTCGGAAACGCCAAAGTTCATCGGTCCAAAACAAATATCCTTTTCAACCGTTTCTTCAAAAAGTTGTGCTTCTGGAAATTGGAACACAATCCCGACTTTTTTACGTAAATCGCGTAGTTTCTTTTGCTTCACGCCGGCAACGATTTCTCGATCACCAACTGTAATTTTCCCTTCTGTAGGCATTAAAAGGGCATTCAAGTGTTGTAGCAAAGTTGATTTCCCTGAGCCAGTATGACCAATAATTGCAGAATAGCTACCAGAATCAAAAGAAACATTCACATCAAGTAATGCTCGCTTTTCAAAAGGGCTATTTTTTTGATAACAATAACCTAGTTGTTCGAGTTTAATTTCCATAATTGATCTAGTAATGCTCCTTCCGATAGCACGGTACTTCCTGTTTCAAAGCCACCTGCAACTAATTTTTCTTGTAATTCAATAATAAATGGAACCCCTAGGCCAATTTCTCGCATTGCATCTGCTTGCTGGAAAATTTCTTTCGGCGTACCTTCACTATGAATCTCACCTTTATTCATCACGATTACCCGATCTGCAAAAAGGACTTCATCCAAATCATGCGTAATCGAAATCACCGTAATATCTTCCTGTTCGCGCATAATTCGAATAGTTTCCATTACTTCAGCGCGTCCTCTTGGATCAAGCATCGAAGTCGCCTCATCCAAAATAATCACATCCGGCTGCAGCGCCAAAACGCCCGCAATTGCGACACGTTGCTTTTGCCCACCAGAAAGTCTCGCCGGTTCATGTAGCGCGTAGCTTTGCATACCAACTTCATTCAAAGCCGATTCCACACGTTCGACCATCGTATCATGTGGAACACCGTGATTTTCAAGCCCAAATGCCACATCATCTTGCACAGTAGCCCCGACAAATTGGTTATCCGGATTTTGGAAAACCATGCCTACTTGTCGTCTAATTTCCCATATATTTTTTTCAGACAAAACAAAATGCCCGATTTTAATTAAGCCATCTTCCGGAAAAAGTAAGCCGTTTAGCAATTTTGCAATAGTTGATTTACCTGAACCATTATGACCAACAAGTGCAACCCATTCCCCTTTTTGAGCAGAAATAGATACATCTTTCACTGCATATTTTTCCGTATCCTCATATTTATAAAAAACGTGCTCTAATCTTACAAAACTTTCTGCCACGCTTAACACCTCACTTTTTGACCATTCATTGTTTATTATAGTATAAACATCCATCCGGCGCAAAATTTCCTTTTTGATTGTTTTGGTTTAATGCCAAAGGGAATATATTAACGTTAAGGATGTGATAACTATGTTAGCAGATTTTATTTTACGGCTTGTTGTTGCGGGTCTCCTTGGAGCAATTATTGGACTTGACCGAGAAATCAGGGCGAAGGAAGCTGGATTCCGGACACATTTCTTGGTTTCTTTAGGTAGCGCTTTGATTATGATCGTCTCTCAGTACGGTTTTTCTCAAATCGCCACCATGCAAAATGTATCGTTCGACCCAAGTCGTGTCGCTGCCCAAGTGGTAAGCGGTATTGGCTTTATTGGCGCTGGTACGATTATTATCCAAAAGAAATTCGTTCGCGGTCTAACAACAGCTGCCGGACTTTGGGCGACAGCTGGTATCGGACTTGCCATTGGCGCCGGGATGTACTGGGTTGGTATCGCCGCTACTTTACTGACATTAATTGGTTTAGAGTTTCTCAGCATTATTTTTAAATCGTTCGCCTTTCATACAACTGCGATTATTTATTCAACCGACAAACAGGAAAACCTCGTCAAAGTTACCGATCAAATTAAACAAAACAAACAGCAAATCATTTCCTACTCCAGCGAAAAAGAACTCATTGGCGAAAGTCTTTTTATTCGTGTAAATATTGTTGTAAAAACAAAGAATAAGAACGATGAATATGAACTATTTCACTTTATCCAAACACTTCCTAATGTAACGGTGGAAAAAATGGAGTAAACAGAGCTTTTCCAATGATTTTCACACGTTTTTGTTCACAGAATATCCATTTACTTCCGGCTTCCCCTTTTGCTATAATTCACCCGTCAGCATAAACAGAATAGGAGAAGGGATGAAATGAAAAACTTTGTAACCTCAGAACGTTCGATTTTTGAGATGGAAAAATCAACGGAACCTGCGATTAGAGTGAAAGATGGCTCTGTGGTAAAAATAAAAACAAAAGACCACTTCAATGGCCAAATTCACGCCAAACAGCTTCATTACGGGGAACTAGATTGGAAACAATTTTCACCAACTACCGGACCAATCTATATTGAAGAAGCAAGACCGGGGGATTTATTAGCTATAACGATTGAAAAAATTGAACTCCTAGGGACGGAGGTCTTTTTGCTAAACGGGCCGAACATCGGGATAACAGATGATTTATTAACAAGCAACTCCACTCGATGCTACAAAGTCGAAAACAACCAGATTATCTATTCAGAAGATATTCATATTCCGATAAGGAAAACAATCGGCCTATTAAAGACAGAAGAATTAAATCCAAGTAAGGTACCTACTAAAAACGGCGGACTACTTGACTCTTCCAAAATCACAGAAGGCGCAACAATCTTTTTACCAGTTGAAAAATACGGCGCATCACTTCATGTCGGCAATGTTCGAGCAACGACTGGTTTCGGAAAAATAACAGCAACAAGTGCAGAGGCGCCGGCGGAAGTCACTTTACGACTACAAATCCTTAAAAATCGCACGGCTCCAACGCCAACAATCATCCATTACCATAACTTAATTTGTTTAGCATCAGATATTACAATTGAAAAAGCTACTCAAAAAACAATGCATAATATGATAACTTTACTTACAGAATCAGACAAGATGACGACAGAGGATGCGCTGTTCCTCATTTCTCTACAAGCTGATTTCCAAGTCTGCAAACTTTGTAAGCCAAACATCACTACAAGTATCAAGTTACCGTTAGATTACTTCCCAGAAATGCCCTTTTTATAAAAAGAAAAACCTCGTTGCGCACTGCAATGAGGTTTCTTTTATATTAGTTCAAAAATGCTGCCTTGATATTTCTTATGCAGGAATCCAGCAAGTTTCATCGCTTCTATTTCAACTATTTTTTGGCTTTTTTTAGTTAACTTTTTACTAAGGTAGAAATTAAAAATGATTTTCTCCCCTGATACTTTATATCGCCACGTTCCGAAAAATTGGCCGTTTATTATCAAGACCGCCTCGATTTGTCCAGCAATGCGCCAAATCAAACTTGTTTCTTTCTCATTCGCAAGCCAATTCTTTTTCGCATAACTAACAAAAAGTGGATCAAATTTTCCTAGGAGTAAAGGCGTATCCATTTCTTGCTCATCGTGCGTTTCTGTTTTACTATAATAAGTTTTTCCGTCTTCTCCAATATAGCAAAAATAGTTTTCAAGCTGTTTTTCGAGGGTCGTCATGTACTCGCTATTGCGCAAACCGCTCCAATGTTTGAAATCCTGTATTGTCGCTGGTCCGTACGCACTAAAATAACGATCGATCATTGTTTCGAGCCCTGTTTGATTTCGCTCGATATTTAGCCATTCTTCATGGGACTTCGAATCAATTCGGCTCCGATGACTATAAAATCGAGTTTTAGGGGACTCCGGCACACAAAACAGCTTACCATCAAGTGAACCTTGAATGAAAACCCCACCCCAAGTCATTAATTCTTTTGCATGGTCGCCGAATAACGCCCCAAAAGCCTCTTTAGGCACTTTCTCGTCGCGCAAGAGTAATTCTTCCATTTCTGCCAAAAGGTCGTCCAAATCGTGTCCTAGTGAGTCTGTATGCTTTCGTGACCAATTGTTTTTGTGCGCATACACATCATGGACATAAAACCAATCATCAGGCGCATACATATGCACGGTCATTCTTTGGCCCCAGATTTTGATTAAGTCTTTTTTATCGTAAGTTATTTGCAGATTTTCTTTCGTCAAATTGTCTACACGGTTAAATAAACTAATCTCTCCAAATTGTTGATACTGGGACTGGATGCCAAATAACGCACGAGTTGCTTCCTCTGCGGTCGGGAATTTAGACTGTAGTAGTCCAGAATTATGTAGTCGATTTTGAGCAATTTGCGAGTCAGTTAACGGGCGCATTCTTAGTCCTCCTCTTATCTTTGGGATTTACTATAGATGTTTTACTGCATAAAGGCAAGAAAAAGACCTGCTATCCGAAGATAACAGGTCAAACAAAAAAAGCCTGCTTCCTAGCCTATGATTAAATAGACTAGGAAACACAGAGCTAGACAAGGAAACACGAAGTCCCCATATCATGACACTCCACTTGCTTTAAACGTTTTATTATTAAACTAATTCAATAATAACCATTGGTGCGCCGTCACCGCGACGTGGACCTTTTTTCAAGATACGAGTGTAACCACCTTGACGTTCCGCGTAACGTGGAGCAACATCATCAAATAGTTTTTGTAGAGCGTATACAGGACGGTTTTTCTTCACAGTAGAACCATCTTTACCTTTAGCATCTACTTGTACTACTTCTACAACTTCATGACGGATGAAAGCAGCTGCTTGACGACGAGCGTGCAAGTCTCCTTTTTTCCCAGAAGTGATTAGTTTTTCAACAACTTTACGAATCTCTTTAGCGCGAGCTTCTGTTGTTTCAATACGTTCAAATACGATTAAATCCGTTGCAAGATCACGTAGTAATGCTTTACGTTGTGAGCTTGTACG of Listeria monocytogenes contains these proteins:
- the cas9 gene encoding type II CRISPR RNA-guided endonuclease Cas9 (Cas9, originally named Csn1, is the large, multifunctional signature protein of type II CRISPR/Cas systems. It is well known even to general audiences because its RNA-guided endonuclease activity has made it a popular tool for custom editing of eukaryotic genomes.); its protein translation is MKNPYTIGLDIGTNSVGWAVLTNQYDLVKRKMKVAGNSDKKQIKKNFWGVRLFDDGQTAVDRRMNRTARRRIERRRNRISYLQEIFAVEMANIDANFFCRLNDSFYVDSEKRNSRHPFFATIEEEVAYHKNYRTIYHLREELVNSSEKADLRLVYLALAHIIKYRGNFLIEGALDTKNTSVDGVYEQFIQTYNQVFMSNIEEGTLAKVEENIEVANILAGKFTRREKFERILQLYPGEKSTGMFAQFISLIVGSKGNFQKVFDLIEKTDIECAKDSYEEDLEALLAIIGDEYAELFVAAKNTYNAVVLSSIITVTATETNAKLSASMIERFDAHEKDLGELKAFIKLHLPKQYQEIFNNAAIDGYAGYIDGKTKQVDFYKYLKTILENIEGADYFIAKIEEENFLRKQRTFDNGAIPHQLHLEELEAIIHQQAKYYPFLREDYEKIKSLVTFRIPYFVGPLAKGQSEFAWLTRKADGEIRPWNIEEKVDFGKSAVDFIEKMTNKDTYLPKENVLPKHSLCYQKYMVYNELTKVRYIDDQGKTNYFSGQEKQQIFNDLFKQKRKVKKKDLELFLRNINHIESPTIEGLEDSFNASYATYHDLLKVGMKQEILDNPLNTEMLEDIVKILTVFEDKPMIKEQLQQFSDVLDGGVLKKLERRHYTGWGRLSAKLLVGIREKQSHLTILDYLMNDDGLNRNLMQLINDSNLSFKSIIEKEQVSTTDKDLQSIVADLAGSPAIKKGILQSLKIVDELVSIMGYPPQTIVVEMARENQTTGKGKNNSKPRYKSLEKAIKEFGSKILKEHPTDNQELKNNRLYLYYLQNGKDMYTGQELDIHNLSNYDIDHIVPQSFITDNSIDNLVLTSSAGNREKGGDVPPLEIVRKRKVFWEKLYQGNLMSKRKFDYLTKAERGGLTDADKARFIHRQLVETRQITKNVANILHQRFNNETDNHGNTMEQVRIVTLKSALVSQFRKQFQLYKVREVNDYHHAHDAYLNGVVANTLLKVYPQLEPEFVYGEYHQFDWFKANKATAKKQFYTNIMLFFGQKERIIDENGEILWDKKYLETIKKVLDYRQMNIVKKTEIQKGEFSKATIKPKGNSSKLIPRKENWDPMKYGGLDSPNMAYAVIIEHAKGKKKLIFEKKIIRITIMERKMFEKDEEAFLEEKGYRHPKVLTKLPKYTLYECEKGRRRMLASANEAQKGNQLVLSNHLVSLLYHAKNCEASDGKSLKYIEAHRETFSELLAQVSEFATRYTLADANLSKINNLFEQNKEGDIQAIAQSFVDLMAFNAMGAPASFKFFEATIDRKRYTNLKELLSSTIIYQSITGLYESRKRLDD
- the rpsI gene encoding 30S ribosomal protein S9, which translates into the protein MAQVQYYGTGRRKSSVARVRLVPGDGKIVINNRDWEDYIPFAALREVIKQPLVATETLGNYDVLVNVHGGGYTGQAGAIRHGVARALLQVAPEYRPALKSAGLLTRDSRMKERKKPGLKGARRAPQFSKR
- the rplM gene encoding 50S ribosomal protein L13: MRTTYMAKPGEVERKWYVIDATGVSLGRLSSEVASILRGKNKPQFTPHIDTGDFVIIINAGKIGLTGKKATDKIYYRHSQYPGGLKSRTAGEMRTNNPEKLLELSIKGMLPKNSLGRQLFKKLHVYGGSEHEHAAQQPEVYELRG
- the truA gene encoding tRNA pseudouridine(38-40) synthase TruA is translated as MTRYKAIISYDGSGFYGYQVQPNTRTVQAEIEKALTKMHKGKTVRVTASGRTDTGVHAKGQVIHFDSELDITAEKFQKALQVMTPFDISFLTVEEVPDDFHARFGTVGKEYRYVVKRTKIFDPFSRNFALHYPYELDISKMKLASKRLIGEHDFTSFCSARTERDSKVRTLYSIDFYEEDDETLVIAFQGNGFLYNMVRILTGTLLDAGQGRISPDDISEALLARDRQKLISKTAPPQGLYLWRVDYE
- a CDS encoding energy-coupling factor transporter transmembrane component T family protein; translated protein: MMDKMILGRYIPGNSWLHRIDPRAKITAVMAFIAIVFLANNWLTYALMFVYVLYLVLTSKVPFLFFIKGLQPIFWLILITLLLQVFFTKGGTVLVDLGLLQITTLGLANGAMMFCRFVLIIFMTTLLTLTTSPIELTDGLEKILAPFRLVHLPVHELALMLSISLRFIPTLMDETEKILKAQKARGVEFTSGKWSDRIKAIIPLLVPLFISAFKRAEDLAIAMEARGYRGGKGRTRFRLLRWRFADTFLLISLAVLSGLLFWLRS
- a CDS encoding energy-coupling factor ABC transporter ATP-binding protein → MEIKLEQLGYCYQKNSPFEKRALLDVNVSFDSGSYSAIIGHTGSGKSTLLQHLNALLMPTEGKITVGDREIVAGVKQKKLRDLRKKVGIVFQFPEAQLFEETVEKDICFGPMNFGVSEEDAKLRAKKVIYEVGLTEEILSRSPFELSGGQMRRVAIAGVLAMDPEVLVLDEPTAGLDPHGREEIMEMFYNLHKEKGLTTVLVTHSMEDAARYAEKIVLMKAGTVLQIGTPREIFAKPDELVDLGLSVPDVVRFQGLFERKFDVKLTKTCLTIDELTTEMAPYLAKGGA
- a CDS encoding energy-coupling factor ABC transporter ATP-binding protein, which gives rise to MAESFVRLEHVFYKYEDTEKYAVKDVSISAQKGEWVALVGHNGSGKSTIAKLLNGLLFPEDGLIKIGHFVLSEKNIWEIRRQVGMVFQNPDNQFVGATVQDDVAFGLENHGVPHDTMVERVESALNEVGMQSYALHEPARLSGGQKQRVAIAGVLALQPDVIILDEATSMLDPRGRAEVMETIRIMREQEDITVISITHDLDEVLFADRVIVMNKGEIHSEGTPKEIFQQADAMREIGLGVPFIIELQEKLVAGGFETGSTVLSEGALLDQLWKLNSNN
- a CDS encoding MgtC/SapB family protein, producing MLADFILRLVVAGLLGAIIGLDREIRAKEAGFRTHFLVSLGSALIMIVSQYGFSQIATMQNVSFDPSRVAAQVVSGIGFIGAGTIIIQKKFVRGLTTAAGLWATAGIGLAIGAGMYWVGIAATLLTLIGLEFLSIIFKSFAFHTTAIIYSTDKQENLVKVTDQIKQNKQQIISYSSEKELIGESLFIRVNIVVKTKNKNDEYELFHFIQTLPNVTVEKME
- a CDS encoding acetamidase/formamidase family protein codes for the protein MKNFVTSERSIFEMEKSTEPAIRVKDGSVVKIKTKDHFNGQIHAKQLHYGELDWKQFSPTTGPIYIEEARPGDLLAITIEKIELLGTEVFLLNGPNIGITDDLLTSNSTRCYKVENNQIIYSEDIHIPIRKTIGLLKTEELNPSKVPTKNGGLLDSSKITEGATIFLPVEKYGASLHVGNVRATTGFGKITATSAEAPAEVTLRLQILKNRTAPTPTIIHYHNLICLASDITIEKATQKTMHNMITLLTESDKMTTEDALFLISLQADFQVCKLCKPNITTSIKLPLDYFPEMPFL